Proteins encoded by one window of Fischerella sp. PCC 9605:
- the psb34 gene encoding photosystem II assembly protein Psb34 yields MYTTVNEDGILNNYATEPEMYYAAYPSPEQQNRYALAGAVAALFVTAVILVAFVVS; encoded by the coding sequence ATGTACACCACAGTTAACGAAGATGGCATTCTCAACAACTACGCAACTGAACCTGAAATGTATTACGCTGCTTACCCCTCTCCTGAACAGCAAAATCGCTATGCTTTGGCTGGTGCAGTTGCGGCCTTATTCGTCACCGCTGTAATTTTGGTTGCTTTTGTGGTTAGCTAA
- a CDS encoding GNAT family N-acetyltransferase — translation MKALSIHDKDKIAAFLRRHPFLHLYSLGDLDDFFWHYTAWYAFTKNDEITQLALLYTGTSLPVLLGLSEESTDLMKDLLHSIIHLLPKRFYAHLSRDVATVLADDYQIVSHGLHHKMALTNLASLDAFDTSDVIPLSVADEAELKEFYRVSYPENWFEPRMLETGHYYGIRHGGVLMSAAGVHVYSQSYRVAALGNIATHPQFRKQGLARVVCAKLCQKLLRKVDYIGLNVKADNSSAIACYTKLGFECVNTYEEYSLQLKPTAL, via the coding sequence GTGAAGGCGCTAAGCATACACGATAAAGATAAAATAGCAGCTTTCCTCCGTCGCCATCCGTTTCTTCATCTATATTCTCTAGGAGATTTAGACGACTTTTTTTGGCACTACACGGCTTGGTACGCCTTCACCAAAAATGACGAAATTACACAGCTAGCTTTGCTGTACACTGGAACATCTCTACCTGTTCTGCTGGGACTTTCTGAAGAATCCACAGATTTGATGAAAGATTTGCTGCATTCTATAATTCATTTGTTGCCAAAGCGGTTTTATGCTCATTTGAGTAGAGATGTGGCAACTGTGCTTGCAGATGACTACCAAATAGTATCGCACGGTCTACATCACAAAATGGCTTTGACCAATTTGGCAAGTTTAGATGCGTTTGATACTTCAGATGTCATACCCCTGTCAGTTGCAGATGAGGCGGAATTGAAAGAATTCTATCGTGTCAGCTATCCAGAAAATTGGTTTGAACCGCGTATGCTGGAGACTGGCCATTATTATGGCATCAGGCATGGAGGAGTTCTGATGAGTGCAGCGGGCGTGCATGTGTACTCTCAATCTTACAGAGTAGCAGCATTGGGAAACATCGCCACACACCCACAGTTTCGCAAACAAGGATTGGCGAGGGTAGTCTGTGCCAAGCTGTGCCAAAAACTGTTGCGAAAAGTGGATTACATAGGTTTGAATGTCAAGGCTGATAATAGTAGTGCGATCGCCTGCTACACTAAACTGGGTTTTGAATGCGTCAATACCTATGAAGAGTATTCCCTCCAGTTAAAGCCAACGGCACTATAG
- the arsC gene encoding arsenate reductase, glutathione/glutaredoxin type: protein MKKVMFVCKKNSRRSQMAEGFARTLGQGKISVASSGLAASQVDPITVQVMKEIGIDISNQTSKPLSDFNSEDYDAVISLCGCGVNLPEDWVIREVFEDWQLEDPEGESIDTFRCVRDQVKERVVKLIEELS, encoded by the coding sequence ATGAAAAAAGTAATGTTTGTTTGTAAGAAAAATTCCCGCCGTTCTCAAATGGCAGAGGGATTTGCTCGGACATTAGGACAAGGAAAAATTAGCGTTGCTAGTTCAGGTTTGGCAGCTTCTCAAGTAGATCCAATAACCGTTCAAGTGATGAAAGAAATTGGCATTGATATCAGCAATCAAACTTCCAAACCATTAAGTGATTTTAATTCAGAAGATTATGATGCAGTAATTTCCTTGTGTGGTTGTGGAGTTAATTTGCCAGAAGATTGGGTGATTAGAGAAGTATTTGAAGACTGGCAACTTGAAGATCCAGAAGGAGAGTCAATCGATACCTTCCGCTGTGTTCGTGACCAAGTTAAAGAACGAGTCGTGAAGTTGATTGAAGAACTCAGTTAA
- a CDS encoding ATP-binding protein, translated as MQHTNSRWFQQLPLQPILIVPFLLQILVAVGLVGYLSFKNGQKAVNELANQLVDKASQQVDDHLDTYLALPVQLTQINVDAIANGELNLNDPIVSGRYFWRQAKAFRNLNYIGYALTDGREAGAGHWVKGVDLLLYENLGKERASDYIADDEGKRAELLQRYDYNPLTESWYKDAVAAGKFLWSPIEAAENSNAAITETGKALQTQGNALDGGLEYYVAVSAAAPFYDKNRKLLGVTSIELTLTSISDFLHRLKVSRSGQVFIMERSGLLVGSSSNYPILYKANEQVQRFSVLNSPDPLIRAVAQTLQKRFNTFQAIQKNQELNVMLNGQRQLVQVTPWRDELGLDWLVVVTVPESDFMAQIKANTRIAILLCLGAAGVAALLGFFTSRWIAESILRLSQVSEAIATGQLQLAQQIKVTGIRELNTLARSFNHMAEQLQASFDKLVQTNAELENRVEARTAELQTALQNLQRTQAQMVQSEKMSALGQMVAGVAHEINNPVNFIYANLTYVSEYTHDLLHLTQLYLKHYPNPPSEVADELKAIDFSFLEEDLTKILQSMHVGTDRISDIVLSLRNFSRLDEAEFKAVDIHEGIDSTLMILHHRLKAKPNYPDIQAIKKYGQLPMVKCYAGQLNQVFMNLISNAIDALEERDRNQTIDKINNSPACIWIDTEVIRDQWIAIQIADNGVGMSEEVRSRIFDPFFTTKPVGKGTGLGLYISYQIVTDKHSGKLWCESTQGQGTKFVMEIPIQLFKIEK; from the coding sequence ATGCAGCACACAAACTCCAGGTGGTTTCAGCAACTTCCCTTACAACCGATTCTCATTGTTCCCTTTTTGCTGCAAATCCTTGTGGCAGTCGGGTTAGTCGGATATCTCTCATTCAAAAATGGTCAAAAGGCAGTCAATGAACTTGCTAACCAGTTGGTAGACAAAGCCAGCCAACAAGTCGACGATCATTTGGATACGTACTTAGCCTTGCCTGTCCAATTAACCCAGATTAATGTCGATGCGATCGCCAACGGAGAATTGAATCTCAATGACCCTATCGTCAGTGGGCGTTACTTTTGGAGACAAGCCAAAGCCTTTAGGAATCTCAACTATATTGGGTATGCCCTAACGGATGGAAGAGAAGCAGGAGCAGGGCACTGGGTCAAAGGAGTTGATCTGCTGCTCTACGAAAATCTGGGAAAGGAGCGAGCCTCAGACTACATCGCTGACGATGAGGGCAAACGTGCTGAACTTTTACAACGCTATGATTACAATCCGTTAACAGAGTCTTGGTACAAAGATGCTGTTGCGGCAGGCAAATTCCTTTGGAGTCCAATTGAGGCAGCCGAGAATAGTAATGCGGCTATCACAGAGACTGGAAAGGCTCTGCAAACTCAAGGTAATGCATTAGATGGTGGGCTTGAGTATTATGTTGCAGTTTCTGCTGCGGCCCCGTTCTATGACAAAAATCGTAAGTTGCTGGGCGTTACGAGTATTGAGCTAACACTAACTAGTATTAGTGATTTTCTCCATCGTCTAAAAGTTAGTCGCTCCGGACAGGTCTTTATTATGGAACGCAGTGGTTTGTTGGTGGGCAGTTCCAGCAACTATCCGATTCTGTATAAGGCGAATGAGCAAGTCCAACGATTCAGCGTTCTCAATAGTCCCGATCCGTTAATTCGTGCTGTGGCTCAGACGTTGCAAAAGCGATTTAATACGTTTCAAGCCATTCAGAAAAATCAAGAGCTTAATGTCATGCTGAATGGGCAGCGTCAGTTAGTCCAGGTGACTCCGTGGCGAGATGAGCTGGGCTTAGACTGGCTTGTGGTTGTGACAGTGCCCGAATCTGACTTTATGGCACAAATTAAGGCCAATACACGGATCGCGATCCTCCTGTGTTTGGGAGCAGCGGGTGTTGCCGCACTATTAGGATTTTTTACTTCCCGGTGGATTGCTGAATCCATTTTGCGTCTCAGTCAAGTGTCTGAAGCAATTGCCACTGGACAGCTACAGCTAGCTCAACAGATCAAAGTCACGGGTATTCGTGAGTTGAATACACTCGCTCGATCGTTTAATCACATGGCAGAACAGCTACAGGCATCATTCGATAAGTTAGTGCAGACAAATGCAGAACTGGAAAACCGAGTCGAAGCACGCACAGCTGAACTGCAAACTGCACTTCAAAATTTACAACGCACCCAAGCACAAATGGTGCAGAGCGAGAAAATGTCTGCCCTCGGTCAAATGGTGGCAGGCGTGGCACACGAAATTAATAATCCCGTTAACTTCATTTATGCCAACCTTACTTACGTCAGTGAATACACTCACGATTTGTTGCACCTGACGCAGTTATATCTAAAACACTACCCCAATCCGCCATCAGAAGTTGCAGATGAATTGAAGGCGATCGATTTTAGCTTTTTAGAAGAAGACTTGACCAAAATATTGCAATCCATGCATGTAGGAACCGATCGCATTAGTGATATTGTTCTTTCTCTCCGCAACTTCTCTCGCCTTGATGAAGCCGAATTCAAAGCAGTTGACATTCACGAAGGTATTGATAGCACCTTGATGATTCTGCACCATCGTCTTAAAGCTAAACCTAACTATCCAGATATTCAAGCGATCAAAAAATATGGTCAATTACCAATGGTGAAATGCTATGCCGGACAACTTAATCAGGTATTTATGAACTTAATTAGCAATGCAATTGATGCATTAGAGGAGCGCGATCGCAATCAAACAATCGACAAAATCAACAATAGCCCCGCCTGCATTTGGATAGACACCGAAGTAATTCGAGATCAATGGATTGCAATTCAAATCGCAGATAACGGTGTGGGGATGAGTGAGGAAGTGCGATCGCGCATTTTTGATCCCTTCTTCACAACCAAACCTGTAGGCAAAGGGACAGGGTTAGGCTTGTACATCAGCTATCAAATCGTCACTGACAAGCATAGTGGTAAGTTGTGGTGCGAGTCTACACAGGGACAAGGAACGAAGTTTGTCATGGAAATTCCAATTCAATTGTTTAAAATAGAAAAATAA
- the arsH gene encoding arsenical resistance protein ArsH: MQTFDHPPRILFLYGSLRERSYSRLLAEEAARIIEEFGAEVKFFDPRDLPIHNSVPDTHPKVQELRELSQWSEGQVWSSPELHGNISGIMKNQIDWIPLSIGAVRPTQGKTLAVMQVSGGSQSFNAVNTLRILGRWMRMFTIPNQSSVAKAYQEFNEDGTMKDSPYRDRVVDVIEELYKFTILLRDKVDYLTDRYSERKEKAAKETIRIANSALEVNSHRGS, encoded by the coding sequence ATGCAGACCTTCGATCATCCACCCAGAATATTGTTTTTATATGGCTCTTTGCGAGAGCGTTCTTATAGCCGTTTGCTAGCAGAAGAAGCTGCTCGTATCATTGAGGAGTTTGGTGCAGAGGTGAAGTTTTTTGATCCTCGCGATTTACCGATTCATAACAGCGTACCGGATACCCATCCGAAAGTACAAGAATTAAGAGAATTGAGCCAGTGGTCTGAAGGTCAAGTGTGGTCATCACCGGAATTGCACGGCAATATTAGTGGCATCATGAAAAACCAAATTGACTGGATTCCTCTCAGTATAGGAGCAGTCAGACCAACTCAAGGCAAAACCTTGGCTGTGATGCAAGTCAGCGGTGGTTCTCAATCTTTCAACGCTGTCAATACATTAAGAATTCTCGGACGCTGGATGCGGATGTTTACGATTCCGAATCAGTCTTCTGTTGCCAAAGCTTATCAGGAGTTTAACGAAGACGGCACGATGAAGGATTCTCCTTACCGCGATCGCGTCGTTGATGTCATAGAAGAACTGTATAAATTCACCATACTATTGCGTGACAAAGTAGATTACCTGACAGACCGCTACAGCGAACGCAAGGAAAAAGCAGCCAAAGAAACCATCAGGATTGCAAATAGTGCGCTAGAGGTGAATTCTCATCGAGGTTCCTAA
- a CDS encoding ArsI/CadI family heavy metal resistance metalloenzyme, translating into MSRLQLALNVSDIDAAVDFYSKLFGTEPAKRRPGYANFAIVEPPLKLVLFENPAATGKLNHLGIEVESSQKVAQASDRLKQANLTVKVENQTTCCYALQDKVWVTDPDGDDWEVYTVLKDSATFACGGAEKTASACS; encoded by the coding sequence ATGTCTCGTCTTCAACTAGCGCTGAATGTGAGTGATATTGATGCTGCTGTCGATTTCTACAGCAAACTATTTGGAACTGAACCAGCAAAGCGTCGTCCAGGCTATGCTAACTTCGCCATTGTTGAGCCACCATTAAAACTGGTATTGTTTGAAAATCCTGCGGCAACTGGCAAGTTGAACCACTTAGGGATTGAGGTGGAATCATCACAAAAAGTTGCACAAGCAAGCGATCGCCTCAAGCAAGCTAATTTAACAGTCAAAGTTGAAAACCAAACAACTTGCTGTTATGCCTTGCAAGACAAAGTTTGGGTTACAGATCCAGACGGTGATGATTGGGAGGTTTATACAGTTCTGAAGGATTCAGCAACGTTTGCTTGTGGAGGTGCTGAGAAAACTGCATCTGCTTGTTCGTAG
- a CDS encoding SidA/IucD/PvdA family monooxygenase has translation MPESYPEWPTAEQMRNYLQSYADNFGVTERICFQTEVINVSRNTQGRPGWLVTVRFKDGLEENYEFDFVLVCNGTFSIPKIPSMPGMEEFIASGGEILHSTGFNDSSQIQDKRVVVVGFGKSY, from the coding sequence ATGCCTGAATCCTATCCAGAGTGGCCGACAGCAGAACAAATGCGGAATTACTTGCAGTCCTACGCAGACAATTTCGGTGTCACCGAGAGGATTTGTTTTCAAACAGAAGTTATTAATGTTTCTAGAAATACTCAAGGAAGACCAGGTTGGCTAGTGACTGTCAGGTTCAAGGACGGTTTGGAGGAGAACTACGAATTTGACTTCGTTCTAGTTTGTAACGGTACATTCAGCATTCCTAAGATACCCTCGATGCCTGGTATGGAAGAGTTTATAGCTTCTGGAGGCGAAATTCTTCACTCTACTGGGTTTAATGACTCGTCTCAGATTCAGGATAAACGGGTGGTGGTTGTGGGTTTTGGCAAGTCATACTAG
- a CDS encoding 1-acyl-sn-glycerol-3-phosphate acyltransferase: MIHQNPENVLNRPIEKTSVEGYRFSWFDRFCLWYPPGWLILFNRHWQYYHSDPDGWNWLEYVLFLIPGGFYLALLIRWLRLGCRSPRQENEEFDPNYQRAFREEILAPIIEYYFRGELQQLENLPPTQPMIVAMNHAGMCFPWDFLTLGYLLGKERGWVVQTLAGISLFDHAWMIWWLPPGWSKVLGGVRAELDDFAAVVQERKIILYAPEGLRGPRKGWRKRYQLEKFDLSFIQLSQRYQIPILPVVCIGNENLHPWAVNLQKLQRLLKLPFLPLSPLMLVFILFPSMGVWAMKSRLRYFIQPLEVTTSKTESETESDTRRAVAFKQAQALREKIQDQINRLIATIQR, encoded by the coding sequence GTGATTCATCAAAATCCGGAAAATGTACTTAACCGTCCAATTGAAAAAACATCTGTTGAGGGTTATAGATTTAGCTGGTTTGATAGGTTTTGTCTGTGGTATCCTCCTGGTTGGTTGATTTTATTCAATCGGCACTGGCAGTATTATCATTCAGACCCTGATGGATGGAATTGGCTAGAATACGTCTTATTTTTAATTCCAGGTGGTTTTTATTTAGCACTATTGATTCGCTGGTTGCGTCTTGGCTGTCGTTCGCCACGCCAAGAAAATGAAGAATTTGACCCCAACTATCAACGAGCTTTTCGTGAAGAAATTCTTGCTCCTATTATTGAATATTATTTTCGTGGTGAATTACAACAACTAGAAAACTTGCCGCCTACACAACCAATGATTGTGGCAATGAATCATGCGGGAATGTGTTTTCCGTGGGATTTTTTGACCTTGGGTTATTTATTAGGTAAAGAACGGGGATGGGTAGTACAAACTTTGGCTGGTATATCTTTGTTTGACCATGCTTGGATGATTTGGTGGTTGCCACCTGGGTGGTCAAAAGTTTTAGGTGGTGTGAGAGCAGAGTTAGATGATTTTGCAGCTGTTGTGCAAGAGCGTAAAATTATCCTATATGCACCAGAAGGGTTACGCGGGCCAAGAAAAGGTTGGCGAAAACGCTATCAATTGGAAAAGTTTGATTTGAGTTTTATTCAGTTGAGTCAACGTTATCAAATTCCAATTTTACCTGTTGTTTGTATTGGCAATGAAAATTTACATCCTTGGGCTGTCAATCTGCAAAAATTGCAGAGGCTATTAAAATTACCATTTTTGCCTTTATCACCTTTAATGTTGGTTTTTATTCTCTTTCCATCAATGGGGGTTTGGGCAATGAAAAGCCGTCTGCGTTATTTTATTCAGCCTTTGGAAGTAACCACTTCAAAAACAGAGAGTGAAACTGAGTCAGATACAAGACGTGCAGTAGCTTTTAAACAGGCGCAAGCGTTGCGAGAAAAGATACAAGATCAAATTAATAGGTTAATTGCAACAATCCAGCGTTAG
- a CDS encoding FAD-dependent oxidoreductase codes for MTHLLIIGGSDAGISAALRARELDSSVDVTVVVADSFPNYSICGIPFYLSGEVPDWRNLAHRTAAEITATGINLLLNHTAQTIDPDQKSVKVVDRQGQVQWLSYDKLILGTGAVPIQPPIQGLDIPGVFLLHSMEDSFAVHQYLTTHAPKTAVIVGSGYIGLEMADALTHRGIAVTLVGHSPTVMKTVDPNFGQLIAEEMQRHGVEAINSVEIKAIEQIGKDLAVSGSGGFHKTADMVLVAVGVKPLTSLASSAGLKIGMRGAFQVNRQMETNVPDIYAAGDCVETWHRLLNQYTYLPLGTTAHKQGRIAGENAVGGNQEFAGTLGTQVVKVFDLAIARTGLRDTEATSAGFNPVTFEFATWDRKVYYPGAHKLHFRITGDKENGQLLGVQIVGHYQGEVAKRIDIFATALFHNMKVDELNQLDLSYTPPFSSPWDPVQMSAQAWVKQQILSVH; via the coding sequence ATGACCCATTTACTCATTATCGGTGGTAGCGATGCAGGTATCAGCGCAGCTTTAAGAGCGCGAGAGTTAGATTCTAGTGTTGATGTCACTGTTGTTGTTGCTGATAGCTTTCCCAACTACAGTATTTGTGGGATTCCGTTTTATCTCAGTGGGGAAGTACCGGACTGGCGTAATCTAGCTCATCGCACCGCAGCAGAAATCACTGCAACAGGTATTAATTTGTTACTCAACCACACAGCACAAACTATCGATCCCGATCAAAAAAGCGTCAAAGTTGTGGATCGACAAGGGCAGGTGCAATGGTTAAGCTACGATAAATTAATTCTTGGTACAGGTGCTGTGCCAATTCAACCTCCCATCCAAGGGTTGGATATTCCTGGAGTTTTTCTGTTGCATTCAATGGAGGATAGTTTCGCTGTCCACCAGTATCTGACTACCCATGCGCCAAAAACTGCGGTAATCGTTGGCAGTGGGTATATAGGTTTGGAAATGGCAGATGCTTTGACTCATCGGGGGATAGCTGTCACCTTGGTAGGGCATTCCCCCACTGTCATGAAAACTGTTGACCCCAATTTCGGGCAACTGATTGCTGAAGAAATGCAACGCCACGGTGTTGAGGCGATCAACAGTGTTGAGATCAAAGCTATTGAACAAATAGGGAAAGATTTAGCAGTATCCGGTTCGGGCGGATTTCATAAGACCGCTGATATGGTGTTAGTAGCGGTTGGAGTGAAACCATTAACTAGTCTGGCCTCTTCAGCAGGATTAAAAATAGGTATGCGGGGAGCATTTCAGGTAAACCGTCAGATGGAAACGAATGTCCCCGATATATATGCAGCCGGGGACTGTGTGGAAACTTGGCATCGCCTGCTAAACCAGTATACCTATCTTCCCTTAGGGACAACGGCACATAAACAAGGTCGAATTGCTGGTGAAAATGCCGTTGGCGGTAATCAAGAATTTGCTGGCACACTGGGTACTCAGGTTGTGAAAGTATTTGATTTAGCGATCGCCCGTACTGGCTTACGCGATACCGAAGCTACAAGCGCCGGATTTAATCCAGTCACCTTTGAATTTGCAACCTGGGATCGTAAAGTATACTACCCAGGTGCACACAAACTGCACTTTCGCATCACCGGAGATAAAGAGAATGGTCAATTGTTAGGCGTTCAAATTGTTGGTCACTACCAAGGAGAAGTTGCTAAGCGAATAGACATTTTTGCTACCGCCTTATTTCACAACATGAAAGTAGATGAATTAAATCAACTCGACTTGAGTTACACCCCACCCTTTAGTAGTCCTTGGGATCCCGTGCAAATGAGTGCCCAAGCTTGGGTCAAGCAGCAAATTTTATCTGTTCATTAG
- a CDS encoding glycosyltransferase → MTHFGMICLGATGHINTLFPLGYELHKRGHQITVFSAPHVQSKAIAAGFKFRAIGEAEFSLKQDTQLFEQQGKLSGFAGLRHTIESFRTMVAVGFRDTPAAIKESGAEALLVDMSAVQGGTIAEHLNLPFVTVCSALTFYQDEYIPPVNTLWSYNPGWWARLRNIAAYRLLEVLIQPVWKVISEHRQIWNLPPYKNFNDLFSKLAIISQHPVEFEFPNRKLPPWFYFTGPFHDAIGRQKVDFPDEKLTGQPLIYASMGTIRNRLKHIFYIIAEACQEIDAQLVISLGGALEPDTLSNLPGKPLVVQYTPQLELLKRTTLTITHAGLNTTLESLSNAVPLVAIPISDEQPGIAARIAWTGVGEVVPLSRLSVSKLRNAIQTVLIEESYKQNAVRLQDAIHRAGGVCRAADIVEQAVSSREPVINFEF, encoded by the coding sequence ATGACTCACTTCGGTATGATCTGTTTAGGTGCAACGGGGCACATCAACACACTGTTTCCATTGGGATATGAACTACACAAACGCGGACATCAAATTACAGTCTTCAGTGCCCCCCATGTGCAATCAAAAGCGATCGCAGCAGGGTTCAAATTCCGGGCAATCGGCGAGGCTGAGTTTTCGCTAAAACAAGATACCCAACTATTTGAACAACAGGGAAAACTGAGTGGATTTGCTGGATTACGCCATACAATAGAATCATTTCGGACGATGGTAGCTGTTGGTTTTCGAGATACACCAGCCGCTATCAAAGAATCAGGTGCAGAAGCGTTACTGGTTGATATGTCTGCGGTTCAAGGAGGAACCATCGCAGAACATCTCAATCTACCATTCGTAACCGTGTGCAGCGCCCTAACTTTCTATCAAGATGAATATATTCCACCTGTCAATACACTGTGGAGCTATAATCCTGGTTGGTGGGCACGTTTGCGAAATATTGCTGCATATCGACTGCTTGAAGTTCTCATCCAACCAGTTTGGAAGGTTATATCCGAACATCGCCAAATCTGGAATTTACCACCATATAAAAATTTCAACGATCTGTTTTCCAAACTAGCCATAATTAGTCAACATCCGGTTGAATTTGAATTCCCAAATCGCAAATTACCTCCTTGGTTTTATTTCACCGGGCCTTTTCATGATGCTATAGGGCGGCAAAAAGTTGATTTTCCTGATGAGAAACTGACTGGACAACCATTGATTTATGCGTCGATGGGAACAATCCGCAATCGTCTTAAGCATATTTTCTACATAATTGCGGAAGCGTGTCAGGAAATAGACGCCCAACTGGTTATTTCTTTGGGAGGTGCATTAGAACCAGACACACTGTCTAATCTACCTGGAAAGCCATTAGTTGTTCAATATACTCCACAACTAGAATTACTGAAGAGGACAACGTTAACCATCACTCATGCTGGATTAAACACTACTTTGGAATCACTAAGTAACGCTGTACCGTTGGTTGCAATTCCAATTTCAGATGAACAACCTGGAATTGCCGCGAGGATTGCTTGGACGGGTGTTGGAGAAGTAGTACCATTGTCTCGTCTAAGTGTTTCTAAATTGCGAAACGCCATCCAAACTGTACTGATAGAAGAGTCTTATAAGCAAAATGCAGTTCGATTACAAGATGCTATTCACCGTGCAGGTGGTGTCTGTCGCGCTGCTGATATTGTTGAACAGGCGGTATCGAGTAGAGAACCAGTCATAAATTTTGAGTTCTGA
- a CDS encoding PstS family phosphate ABC transporter substrate-binding protein: protein MGATGTKLALALGMLVLATSCTTNTSTQTSQSQNVTEVASSETVAAVKIDGSSTVYPITQAIAKQFQAENKNKANKAQVIVDFSGTSGGFEKFCAGTTDINNASRPILSAEMEACNKNNVRFIELPVAFDALTIAVHPQNNWAKDITTAELKKIWEPGAQNKITRWNQVRASWPNRPLKLYGAGNKSGTFDYFTEAVVGKPGASRTDYTASEDDDVLVDGISKDPDALGYFGYAYYEKNQGKLKALAVDSGKGAISPSRQTVEKAQYQPLSRPLFIYVNARSAQNKPAVKDFAEFYIEKAPQTVTSIGYVPLPDEAYHLDKVHFNRGKVGTVFEGEAQINLTIGELLRKQAKF, encoded by the coding sequence ATGGGCGCGACAGGAACAAAATTGGCTCTCGCGCTTGGTATGTTGGTTTTAGCAACGAGTTGCACGACCAACACATCTACGCAAACTTCTCAATCGCAAAATGTGACTGAAGTAGCTAGTTCAGAAACGGTTGCAGCGGTGAAAATAGACGGTTCTAGTACGGTTTATCCAATTACCCAGGCGATCGCCAAACAGTTTCAAGCAGAAAACAAAAATAAAGCAAATAAAGCACAGGTAATAGTAGACTTTTCCGGTACTAGCGGCGGATTTGAAAAATTCTGTGCTGGAACAACAGACATCAATAATGCCTCACGGCCAATTTTGTCCGCAGAGATGGAAGCATGTAATAAAAATAACGTGAGATTTATAGAGCTTCCGGTGGCGTTTGATGCTCTTACCATCGCCGTTCATCCTCAAAACAACTGGGCAAAAGACATTACTACCGCTGAATTGAAAAAGATTTGGGAACCTGGAGCCCAAAACAAAATCACTCGTTGGAACCAAGTACGTGCATCTTGGCCTAATCGTCCACTGAAGTTGTATGGTGCTGGCAATAAGTCTGGTACATTTGACTACTTCACAGAGGCAGTAGTCGGTAAGCCAGGAGCTAGCCGTACCGACTACACAGCCAGCGAAGATGATGATGTCTTGGTAGATGGTATCAGTAAAGATCCTGATGCTCTAGGTTATTTTGGCTATGCTTATTATGAAAAAAACCAAGGAAAGTTAAAAGCCCTAGCTGTTGATAGCGGCAAAGGCGCTATCTCGCCATCGCGACAAACAGTGGAGAAAGCCCAGTATCAGCCTCTTTCTCGACCATTGTTTATCTATGTTAATGCTAGGTCTGCTCAAAACAAACCAGCAGTGAAAGATTTTGCAGAATTCTACATTGAAAAAGCACCGCAAACAGTAACTTCTATAGGTTACGTGCCTCTACCGGATGAAGCTTATCACCTAGATAAAGTTCACTTTAATAGGGGCAAAGTGGGAACAGTTTTTGAAGGAGAAGCACAGATAAATCTCACAATTGGAGAGTTGTTAAGAAAACAAGCCAAGTTTTAG
- a CDS encoding MIP/aquaporin family protein, with amino-acid sequence MKSLVKEFSLFKQEVLAEAIGTFTLVFAGTGAVMVNEISKGAVTHVGISFVFGAVVAALIYSIGHLSGAHFNPAVTLAFWTSGVFPRRRVLPYILAQSIGAIAASALLLISLGKVANLGATLPLNGNWFQSFILETILTFVLMFVIFGSGLDRRAHIGFAGLAIGLTVGLEAMFMGPITGASMNPARSLGPALVGGIWQSHWVYWVAPILGAQLAVVVYGLLSNGFRDLK; translated from the coding sequence ATGAAGTCATTGGTAAAAGAATTTTCTCTATTTAAACAAGAGGTATTAGCAGAAGCAATTGGCACCTTTACTTTAGTGTTTGCGGGTACGGGTGCAGTAATGGTGAACGAAATAAGTAAAGGTGCCGTTACTCATGTAGGGATTAGCTTTGTATTTGGTGCAGTAGTAGCCGCTTTGATTTACTCCATTGGGCATCTTAGCGGCGCACACTTCAACCCAGCGGTGACACTGGCATTTTGGACAAGTGGAGTTTTTCCCAGACGGCGAGTGTTACCGTATATTTTGGCACAGTCAATCGGAGCGATCGCAGCCTCAGCTTTACTGCTGATTAGTTTGGGAAAAGTTGCGAATTTGGGGGCAACTTTACCACTGAATGGCAACTGGTTTCAATCTTTCATTTTGGAAACCATTCTGACTTTCGTCTTGATGTTTGTAATTTTCGGTTCCGGACTAGATCGCCGTGCCCATATTGGTTTTGCTGGGTTAGCAATTGGTCTAACTGTAGGCTTAGAAGCTATGTTTATGGGGCCAATTACCGGTGCGAGTATGAATCCAGCCCGTTCATTAGGCCCGGCGCTGGTGGGAGGAATTTGGCAATCTCACTGGGTTTATTGGGTAGCACCTATTTTGGGGGCACAATTAGCAGTGGTGGTATATGGTCTGCTTTCCAACGGATTTCGGGATTTGAAGTAA